One stretch of Mastomys coucha isolate ucsf_1 unplaced genomic scaffold, UCSF_Mcou_1 pScaffold12, whole genome shotgun sequence DNA includes these proteins:
- the Adipoq gene encoding adiponectin isoform X2: MLLLQALLFLLVLPSHAEVTAEDHAEVATEVSGALIPPPKGTCAGWMAGIPGHPGHNGTPGHDGRDGIPGEKGEKGDAGLLGPKGETGDVGMTGAEGPRGFPGITGRKGEPGEAAYVYRSAFSVGLETHVTVPNVPIRFTKIFYNQQNHYDGSTGKFYCNIPGLYYFSYHITVYMKDVKVSLFKKDKAVLFTFDQYQEKNVDQASGSVLLHLEASFSTMTPTDCNQLGASRSLNTPRITEQSTSFQLSLRD; encoded by the exons ATGCTACTGTTGCAAGCTCTCCTGTTCCTCTTAGTCCTGCCCAGTCATGCCGAGGTTACAGCTGAAGATCACGCCGAGGTTGCAACTGAAGTGTCAGGAGCTTTGATCCCTCCACCCAAGGGAACTTGTGCAGGTTGGATGGCAGGCATCCCAGGACATCCTGGCCACAATGGGACCCCAGGCCATGATGGCAGAGATGGCATTCCTGGAGAGAAGGGTGAGAAAGGAGATGCAG GTCTTCTTGGTCCTAAGGGTGAGACGGGAGATGTTGGAATGACGGGAGCTGAAGGGCCCCGGGGCTTTCCTGGAATCACTGGCAGGAAAGGAGAGCCCGGAGAAGCTGCTTATGTGTATCGCTCAGCATtcagtgtggggctggagacCCACGTCACTGTCCCCAATGTTCCCATTCGCTTTACTAAGATCTTCTACAACCAACAGAATCATTATGACGGCAGCACTGGCAAATTCTACTGCAACATTCCAGGCCTCTACTACTTCTCCTACCACATCACCGTGTACATGAAGGATGTGAAGGTGAGCCTCTTCAAGAAGGACAAGGCTGTTCTCTTCACCTTTGACCAGTATCAGGAAAAGAATGTGGACCAGGCCTCTGGCTCTGTGCTCCTCCATCTAGAG GCTTCCTTCTCTACCATGACACCAACTGATTGCAACCAACTTGGAGCCTCCCGTAGCCTAAACACCCCAAGAATCACAGAACAGTCGACAAGCTTTCAGCTTAGTTTGAGAGACTGA
- the Adipoq gene encoding adiponectin isoform X1, whose amino-acid sequence MLLLQALLFLLVLPSHAEVTAEDHAEVATEVSGALIPPPKGTCAGWMAGIPGHPGHNGTPGHDGRDGIPGEKGEKGDAGLLGPKGETGDVGMTGAEGPRGFPGITGRKGEPGEAAYVYRSAFSVGLETHVTVPNVPIRFTKIFYNQQNHYDGSTGKFYCNIPGLYYFSYHITVYMKDVKVSLFKKDKAVLFTFDQYQEKNVDQASGSVLLHLEVGDQVWLQVYGDGNHNGVYADNINDSTFTGFLLYHDTN is encoded by the exons ATGCTACTGTTGCAAGCTCTCCTGTTCCTCTTAGTCCTGCCCAGTCATGCCGAGGTTACAGCTGAAGATCACGCCGAGGTTGCAACTGAAGTGTCAGGAGCTTTGATCCCTCCACCCAAGGGAACTTGTGCAGGTTGGATGGCAGGCATCCCAGGACATCCTGGCCACAATGGGACCCCAGGCCATGATGGCAGAGATGGCATTCCTGGAGAGAAGGGTGAGAAAGGAGATGCAG GTCTTCTTGGTCCTAAGGGTGAGACGGGAGATGTTGGAATGACGGGAGCTGAAGGGCCCCGGGGCTTTCCTGGAATCACTGGCAGGAAAGGAGAGCCCGGAGAAGCTGCTTATGTGTATCGCTCAGCATtcagtgtggggctggagacCCACGTCACTGTCCCCAATGTTCCCATTCGCTTTACTAAGATCTTCTACAACCAACAGAATCATTATGACGGCAGCACTGGCAAATTCTACTGCAACATTCCAGGCCTCTACTACTTCTCCTACCACATCACCGTGTACATGAAGGATGTGAAGGTGAGCCTCTTCAAGAAGGACAAGGCTGTTCTCTTCACCTTTGACCAGTATCAGGAAAAGAATGTGGACCAGGCCTCTGGCTCTGTGCTCCTCCATCTAGAGGTGGGAGACCAAGTCTGGCTCCAGGTGTATGGGGATGGGAACCACAATGGAGTCTACGCGGATAATATCAATGACTCTACATTTACAGGCTTCCTTCTCTACCATGACACCAACTGA
- the Adipoq gene encoding adiponectin isoform X3, translating into MLLLQALLFLLVLPSHAEVTAEDHAEVATEVSGALIPPPKGTCAGWMAGIPGHPGHNGTPGHDGRDGIPGEKGEKGDAGLLGPKGETGDVGMTGAEGPRGFPGITGRKGEPGEAAYVYRSAFSVGLETHVTVPNVPIRFTKIFYNQQNHYDGSTGKFYCNIPGLYYFSYHITVYMKDVKASFSTMTPTDCNQLGASRSLNTPRITEQSTSFQLSLRD; encoded by the exons ATGCTACTGTTGCAAGCTCTCCTGTTCCTCTTAGTCCTGCCCAGTCATGCCGAGGTTACAGCTGAAGATCACGCCGAGGTTGCAACTGAAGTGTCAGGAGCTTTGATCCCTCCACCCAAGGGAACTTGTGCAGGTTGGATGGCAGGCATCCCAGGACATCCTGGCCACAATGGGACCCCAGGCCATGATGGCAGAGATGGCATTCCTGGAGAGAAGGGTGAGAAAGGAGATGCAG GTCTTCTTGGTCCTAAGGGTGAGACGGGAGATGTTGGAATGACGGGAGCTGAAGGGCCCCGGGGCTTTCCTGGAATCACTGGCAGGAAAGGAGAGCCCGGAGAAGCTGCTTATGTGTATCGCTCAGCATtcagtgtggggctggagacCCACGTCACTGTCCCCAATGTTCCCATTCGCTTTACTAAGATCTTCTACAACCAACAGAATCATTATGACGGCAGCACTGGCAAATTCTACTGCAACATTCCAGGCCTCTACTACTTCTCCTACCACATCACCGTGTACATGAAGGATGTGAAG GCTTCCTTCTCTACCATGACACCAACTGATTGCAACCAACTTGGAGCCTCCCGTAGCCTAAACACCCCAAGAATCACAGAACAGTCGACAAGCTTTCAGCTTAGTTTGAGAGACTGA